In the genome of Christensenella timonensis, one region contains:
- a CDS encoding ABC transporter permease yields the protein MEKAQINLKSITKSSLFAGVTIFIIIFGLNVILDQRFFSAGTIYGNLSVITPIVVATIAQSIVIISGSIDLSIGAAISLVNCMLATTMGDTPESVMFAFAVSLLAALAVSALNGVLVAYLRLPSMVATFAVSMMLIGISLLVLPVPGGYIPKWLPGLYSASIGGVLPATVLLLAAVGVLWWIISKTKFGKYIYAVGGNEAAAEASGINAKRIKFCAFLLSGFFIWIVGIIVSGQTGAGDFRVGNTYQLTTVAAAIMGGISLMGGTGKMLGAALGGSIMILITNIIYFAGIPSFYQDMIRGLIVIIALFIAAIPNLKKRTS from the coding sequence ATGGAAAAAGCACAGATTAATCTCAAGTCGATCACAAAAAGTTCTCTGTTTGCCGGCGTTACGATTTTTATCATTATATTCGGTTTAAACGTGATTCTCGACCAGCGGTTCTTTTCCGCAGGCACGATCTACGGGAACCTGTCGGTCATCACCCCCATTGTGGTAGCGACGATCGCGCAAAGTATCGTCATCATCAGCGGCAGCATAGACCTGTCCATCGGCGCAGCCATCTCGCTGGTCAACTGCATGTTGGCAACGACGATGGGCGATACGCCCGAATCGGTGATGTTCGCCTTTGCGGTGAGCCTGCTGGCGGCGCTTGCGGTAAGCGCACTAAATGGCGTGCTGGTCGCATATCTGCGGCTGCCCTCCATGGTCGCGACCTTTGCCGTATCCATGATGCTGATAGGCATTTCCCTGTTGGTACTCCCGGTACCGGGCGGGTACATCCCCAAATGGCTGCCCGGGCTTTACTCGGCCAGTATCGGCGGCGTATTGCCTGCCACCGTGCTGCTACTGGCGGCAGTGGGCGTGCTGTGGTGGATCATCTCCAAAACAAAATTCGGAAAATATATCTATGCCGTAGGCGGCAACGAGGCTGCCGCGGAAGCGAGCGGCATCAACGCCAAACGCATCAAGTTCTGCGCGTTCCTGCTTTCCGGCTTCTTCATCTGGATCGTAGGCATCATCGTCTCGGGGCAGACGGGCGCCGGGGATTTCAGGGTTGGAAATACATACCAGCTCACAACGGTCGCCGCGGCGATCATGGGCGGTATCTCCCTTATGGGCGGCACAGGAAAAATGCTTGGCGCGGCGCTCGGCGGCTCCATCATGATACTGATCACCAATATCATTTATTTTGCCGGCATCCCGTCCTTTTACCAGGATATGATCAGGGGATTGATCGTGATCATCGCACTTTTTATCGCAGCGATCCCGAACCTAAAGAAACGGACGAGTTGA
- a CDS encoding ABC transporter permease, whose amino-acid sequence MNTSKTLALKKGIQSNTFMAILLSVILLVAGQIISPGFAAPSNILNLLMIAAFLGIITLAQTIVMVVDSGGIDLSVGSILQFAMILIAQINTDTNHLALAIIVALAVSVGFGLINGLGVAILKIPPLIMTLSMSSVIIGFMLLYTGGFPNGMAPSILYSFVYGNVAGIPNMIWVWALIIVAVMLITKKTKLGSMLYGVGANRMTAELSGVDTRLVRVLAYGAGGLVCGIAGMFLLGYMSTPNNLETGGAYVMPSIAAAVVGGISLTGGQGNYGGAVTGVIFLTILESLLMTIQMGEPVRKIIYGAVVLLILINYARKNAKR is encoded by the coding sequence ATGAATACGAGTAAAACACTGGCATTAAAAAAAGGGATCCAGTCAAATACATTTATGGCGATCCTGTTATCTGTTATACTGTTAGTAGCCGGACAAATCATATCTCCGGGATTTGCAGCGCCATCCAACATACTGAACCTCCTGATGATCGCGGCCTTCCTGGGCATCATTACCCTGGCGCAGACGATCGTCATGGTCGTGGACAGCGGGGGAATAGACCTGTCGGTCGGTTCCATCCTGCAATTTGCGATGATCCTGATCGCGCAAATCAATACGGATACCAATCATTTAGCGCTCGCCATTATCGTTGCGCTTGCAGTAAGCGTGGGCTTCGGCCTCATCAACGGCCTGGGCGTAGCAATCCTGAAAATACCGCCGCTCATCATGACGCTTTCCATGAGCAGCGTCATCATTGGTTTTATGCTGCTTTATACCGGGGGGTTCCCGAACGGCATGGCGCCCAGCATATTGTACAGCTTCGTATACGGCAATGTCGCCGGCATTCCTAACATGATCTGGGTATGGGCGCTCATCATTGTGGCGGTGATGCTGATCACGAAAAAAACCAAACTGGGAAGTATGCTCTACGGCGTAGGTGCAAACCGCATGACGGCGGAACTCTCAGGCGTGGATACGCGCCTTGTGCGGGTACTGGCGTACGGCGCGGGCGGCCTTGTATGCGGCATCGCGGGCATGTTCCTGCTCGGGTATATGTCTACCCCGAACAATTTAGAGACCGGCGGTGCCTATGTCATGCCGTCCATTGCGGCGGCGGTCGTCGGCGGGATATCGCTTACCGGCGGGCAGGGCAACTACGGCGGGGCGGTCACGGGCGTTATTTTCCTGACCATCTTGGAGTCCCTGCTGATGACGATACAGATGGGAGAGCCCGTGCGCAAAATCATTTACGGCGCGGTGGTGCTTTTGATATTGATCAACTATGCAAGAAAGAATGCGAAGAGATAG